The DNA window GCAGTACGTATTGTAGGCACGCCCACTGCAGGGCATGACATGCCCTCTCTTTTGGTGCTTTCATCCTTGACCACCTCGACGGTAGCAGCTGGAGATTCACTTCCGTCAACCTCCCACTGGCGGCTTGCCCGTTTCCACCATGCCGGCCTTCCATTTCACCCACCAACGGACCTGCGGTATGGCTGCGAGTTGAGACGAGGAGTTCGCCTGGCTGCACATCGTACCTACCAACGTACCTCCAATAATACTAATAAGAGACGCTTAAGCTGATGTGATGCAagacagcccagcccgcacgttggccgccgacatgggTCTCCGTAACCCACGTACGGCTTCTTGACCTCGCCACATGGCCGGCCACCCATCTCGACCGCTGCGACCGACAACAAAATGCTCGGTAGCTGGGGCCCGACGGACAAAACATTCAGTCGAGGTTGCAAGCCGGccgaccagccagccagccagccagccccagccccagcccctTGCTGCGAACCCTTTGTCGTGTCCAGCTATTGCCGAGGGCACCCGCCGCTCTTCTTATACGGCGCCGTCCAACAGCAATGGAAGTTTCACAGAGGATCAAAAGCCCCCGCGTATCGCCGGTTTCGTCAAGGTCAAGCACACCGGCGGCtcatgcggcggcgcatcacCGCGGGACATTCCGGCGGACTTGGttgcctcgcctccctccgcccgaacccctccccccactcacacgcacacgcacctGAAAAGGCTGCAGGAAACCCACCCCCTGTAGGTTCTTGGGTCGGCACTGATGCCGATGGACCGGGGGGACCAGGAAGGAGGGCATGGTTGGATTGGATGATGGCCCAAAAAAACAATAAGACCAGATAAGGCTCCCCTCACAACCTCCATCCTCCTTGCCCGTCTCTCATCAGCCGGCTTATCTTGCTCGTCCTGCCATGATAAGCCCGACCCGGATTACATTTGGCCTGCCAgcgagtggtggtggccttTGATCAGGTCCGTCCGAGGACAAGAGGGCCGGCCTCCCTTGCCCTACCTAGCGGGAGCCATTCGAgcaggcgcggcagcggtTCAAGCTACCTTAGCTACAGTACAATACAGAGTACTAAACCAACAACTTAAAGACGGTCGCACACGGCATCGCCACTGGCCGGACGGACCttgccgcggcgggcggcctttGCGGTCAAGATGGTCGCCTCCGACACAGGCCGAAGCAAAGTAGGATCGTGCGTCAAGATGCGAGTCGGCGCCCGGTTCCAGACCCCTTCCTGTCTTGCAGACTGCGGCAAATAGCCTTCCGGCCGCATTCCGCAGCGCGTCTTGCCCGCTGACATGGCGATGGCATCAGAACATCCCCGGACTTTGGCCGTGCGATGGGCCTTCTGGTGACGTCTACTGCGCTTCCACGGCCGCTTGTGCCGTTCTCGACGTCCTTTTGAGGAATccgcgccgtcttcgaggCCCCTAGCACTGAAGGGCGCATCTCCGCTCAGGTTTTAGATTCCTTATCAGGACCCTCAGACAAGTCGCGCCACTCCCGATCTAGCTATCAGCAGCCTCCGCGGAAGCCCTCAATCCGCCCATGACCGCTCCGTGCCGAGTGCCCGACTGACTTGCGAAGTCGGGAGACAACTTCTGCGACTCGAAAGACCGGCCCTCCCCATCAGCCGCTTCGGCAACCCTCGCCACGTAACTTCTTACATAAGTTACATGGTGGCATGACTCCGAAGATGCATCGCGTCCCCAGGTTTTGTTGTGGGTACTGTAATCGGCTACTACTACTTGCGTGCTGTACTTATACAACTGTGTGGGCGTAGTAGTTAGTGCCACCACCTCCCATATATATAAGTGCCGGCGGTGAACGCGAATCTCCCTCATTAAGAGACCGTCTCTTGCCCTCCGTGGGCATCCCCGCTCTCCGCCAGGCTCACTCTACCCCTACCAGTCTACAGTTCCGTACCAAGTGGCCAGAATGGCTCACGGTCCTGTAAagccggcggccttggcttCCACAAAGCATTTCCAGTTTCCTCCAAGCCCCCCGAGTACAGCAAAGCACTCCAGAAGAGGAAGCTTTGACGGGTCATACACTTCGCTTGCTTCATTGgcactctcctcctccttggaaGCCACTCTACCGCCCCTGTCTTCGTccccatcctcgtcgtcatcttcagACTCCCCGTTgttggccgccggcgccgcttcAGAGAGCCTGCTAAGCCATTACCCCCTACCACCTGCAAATGGCGTAAAGCAGGTCCTggtcgaggacctcaagACCCCCGACAGCCATGTCAAGAGAGACCCGAGGCTCATCCGTCTCACCGGAGTACACCCGTTCAACGTTGAGCCTCCCCTGAGCGACTTATACGACGAGGGCTTTCTCACCAGTGAAGACCTGCACTATGTGCGAAACCACGGGCCGGTACCAAAGTGTGACGACTCGAGCATCTACGACTGGACCTTCACCGTTGAGGGCATGGTCTTCAAACCCTTCACCATCAGCGTGAGAGACCTTATCGACAACTATGAGCAGGTCACGTACCCAATCACCCTCGTTTGTGCCGGGAACAGGCGAAAGGAACAGAACCTCGTCCGCAAGTCCAAGGGCTTTTCCTGGGGTCCCGCCGGCGTGTCGACGGCTCTGTGGACCGGCGTGCCCATCGGCGACCTCATCGCTCAGGCCCTACCAAAGAGAGGCGCCAAATACGTGTGCTTTGAGGGCGCTGACAAGTTGCCCAATGGCTACTACGGAACGTCGGTCAAGCTCAACTGGTGCAGGGATCTGAACAAGGGTATTCTCGTGGCCCACAAGATGAACGGCAGCACCCTTCATCCCGACCATGGCAAGCCCGTACGCGTCGTTATCCCGGGTCAGATCGGCGGTCGCAGCGTCAAGTGGCTGAAGCGCATAATCGTCACCGCAGAGCCGAGTGACAACTGGTACCATATTTACGATAACCGCGTGCTGCCGACCTCCGTCACTCCAGAGGCCAGCGCCGACCTGCCAGACACGTGGAAGGACGAGAGATACGCCATCTACGACCTCAACGCCAACAGCGCCATCTGTTACCCGGCACACGACGAGACGGTCTCCCTGGCAAGCGGCGTCGACACGTATAAAGTACGCGGCTACGCTtacggaggcggcggtcgacGCATTACCCGCATGGAAGTGACACTCGACAAAGGCAAGTCGTGGAGGCTAGCCCACGTGCACTACCCAGAGGACGAATATCGGCTGGCGCCCGAAGGCGAAATGCTCTATGGCGGACGGCTGGACGTGTGGTGGCGAGAAACTTCTTTCTGCTGGTCCTTCTGGGAGCTTGACATCCCCTTggcggagctcgaggccgcgcaaGACATCATGGTTCGTGCCATGGACGAGGGACTAATGGTCCAGCCGAGGGACATGTACTGGAGTGTGCTCGGCATGATGAACAACCCGTGGTTTCGCGTCGTCATACACAAGGAGGCCAAGTCCCTGAGGTTCGAGCACCCGACGCAGCCGGCCCTCATGCCgggcgggtggatggatCGAGTCAAGAAGTCGGGAGGCAACCTAGCCAACGGCTTCTGGGGCGAGAAAGTATctggcgaggacgaggatgccggtCAGGAGGAGCCGGCCAAGGAGATCTGCATGACGAATCCCAAGGTCGACAGGCTCATCACCGCGGAGGAGCTGAAGCAGCATGGGGGTGACGTGGAACCTTGGTTCGTGGTCGATGGCCACGTCTACGATGGCACACCCTTCCTCGAAGGTcaccccggcggcgcggcttcCATTTTCGGGGCCGCTGGACAAGACGCCACCGAAGAGTTTGTGACTATCCGTACGTTCACCCGGGTCCATTGGCTCCTTTGTGTACGTGAACTAACTGGTTGACACCTGCTCAGACAGCGAAAACGCAAAAGCGATGATGCCCGACTACCACATCGGGACGCTCGACAAGGACGCACTGGCGGCCCTCTccggcgaggtcgaagagACAGACCCTTCACGGGCCGTCTTCCTTGACCCCAAGGCCTGGACCAAGGCAGTCCTGCAGGATAAGATCAGGGTCTCGGCCGACAGCAGGGTGTTCCGGTTCAGGCTCGAccacgaggagcagcagatTGGCCTGCCCGTGGGCCAGCACCTGATGATGCGTCTGCGCGACCCGGCCACgcgcgaggccatcatccGGGCGTACACGCCCATATCCGAGGGCACGGACAcgggcatcctcgacgtgctcgtcAAGGTCTACTACGACACGCCCGAGCGCAAGGGCGGCAGGATgacgcaggccctcgacgccctcccgCTCGGCCACTTTGTCGACTTCAAGGGCCCCGTGGGCAAGTTCGAGTAcctgggccacggccgctGCAGCGTGGGCGGGAAGCCGCGCGACGTGCGGCGCTTCAACATGgtgtgcggcggctccggcgtcACGCCCATCTTCCAGGTCCTCCGGGCCCTGACCAAGGACGCCCGCGACCCCACCGAGTgcgtcctgctcgacggcaacaGAGTCGAGGAGGACATACTGTGCCgcgtgcagctcgacgccttcaccgacgcggccaagcaCCGCTGCCGGCTGGTCCACACCCTGACGCGGCCCTCGGAGACGTGGGCCGGCCGTACGGGCCGCATGGACagggccctcgtcgaggaagagatTGGTGCCTGCGAGGTGCCGGGGCGGGACATGGTGCTCGTTTGCGGGCCCGCGGCCATGGAGAAGAGCGTGCACGAGATTCTCACGAGCTTGGGctggcccgacgacgacattcTCTTCTTCTAGTGACGAGGACAACCTTCTGGGACAAGATTTTCCCCCACATGACCATCATCTTGAATAACGAAAGCGAGGGAAAAGGAAGCGGGTGCCGGAGCACACCACATTGGATACACATTGCACGGCGTAACGAAAAGAATGACACGGTGGGGGAATCCCCATCGCCCAGCGGGCTAGGAATCAATCCTCGCCACAATCATACTATGCATCTATTTCAGTATGACCTTGCTCAGCATCCATTTTGCTCCCACCCAAGTGTAGAATCAACTCCATCCAGCCCGTACCCTAGTGTGACGCCGGGCCCCGCGCTGCCTATCCCAACATGAAGATGCCGTGTATACCCTTTGCGAGGCGCTATCAGTCATATGCTCTACATTCATGCAATTCCAAAGCGTTCTACACCAGCCGACGCTTTACTGACATGGCTCCTCCCCCGCGAGTCGTCTACGTAGTCACGTTAATGGCCCCCCTCGGcactctcgccgccgctgtgcCCTGCGTTGCTGCCATGCCCCGGCGGGTCCGGAGTGTGGAACGCCGAGACGGCAATGGCAACATAGAGTATGACTAGCAGGAAGCCCTCCAAGTAGTTGCTCTTCTGGTCCTGCAGGAAACGGCCGACAGTAAGGATGGCCAGAATCAGCATGATGAGGTTGAAGAGATCAAAGTCAAGATTCATGCCCTTGTTCAATCCCCAGCCCACAATGACGGTGAGAGGTGCATTGAAAAGAGCTGTCTGCAGCGTGGCGCCCAACACATGCGAAAGCGCAAAGTTGGTCTGGTTGTCCCACGCCTCATCGATAGCCGTCAGGTGCTCGGCGAACTTCTCAACAAGCGGGACGAGAATTAGGCCCATGAAGGCATCCGAAACGTGGCCATCCTCGATAATGAACTCGATCTGTTGGATGAGTATGATGGCAATGAGCGTGGCCAGAGCGATTGAGATGGCGAGGGCAATCATGCACTCCGTCAGGGTGAGTTTGTCCTTGTCGTGATCCTTATGCTTGTCGCGATCATGGTGTTCATCGTGTTCGAACACGGCATCGTAGATTCCGTGGTGCGTGCGCGCttggaagaagacgaagacgcaATACGAAATGATGAGCAGGATTGAGATGTAACGAGAGATGCCGAGAACTCGTTGATCGggcaccagcccagcctgggTCGGTTCGACGGTCATGCTGACGCGGAAGAAGGTAGGGACACCGAGCACAACCCCGCTTGCAGTACCACTGTGTCAGCTTCAAGATGAACCACCCTGAGGGCTTGTTATCGCAAACGGATCGGAGCTTACGCAGTGAGCAGCAAGCCACTTCCGGCTTCACTGATGGCATCACTGAAGGTCTGCTCTTCGCGGCGTAAGCCTCCGACAAAGAAGCAGAGACCAAGGCAGAGGAGCATAGTGGCGAGAATGGAGCCAAGAATAGCGGCCTTGATGACGTAAAAGAGGTCGGAGCGAAGCAGAACCATGAAGAGGATGATCTCGACGACAGATCCGCAACTAAAGGCCCAAGACCAAGGCTCGCCGACGGTCAGCCACGGCCATCCGTACCTTCCGCGGACTACAATCGGGAAAGACTCACGTAGTCTCGACGAGTACGCCGGCAACATGGGGCACTTTTCGGGCAAACTCCTGGCCTGCGAAGCCAATGAGGTTGGCGCAAGGAACCATGGCGATGTAGGCGAGGATGAAGGTGAGAATGTGTCGGTCTGATAGGGTATCTGTGACGCCTTGTCAGCAAACGAAGGACGCATTTTCTGCATTGGCACGCTTCTGAAGTCACGATGCCATGGAGACGTGTGCTCACATCTCACAGCCAGAGCGGCAGGGACGACGGGCCAGAGGATATTGCAAACAGCACTGGCCTTGCTGGCTGACCGGAAGCCGATGCGGATGAAGTGCCAGGGATGGAAGCCGCACCGCCCACTCTCGCCAGCAGGCTTCACGCGGAGCATAGCGGGCTTcttgtcgacgccatcgcggGGCCTGTTGACCTTGTATTCGTTGAAGGTAGTGGGCGCGGGGAGAGTGAcagcgcgacgagccgtcAGGATGTCATCGTCTCGCTGTAGACGCGACCTGCCACTGCGGCTGCGACtaggcgaaggcggcgggaggccgGCTGCCATGATGGCCAGACGGCTGTAAGATTGAGATGCAGTTCAGGCTTCCCGCGTGGCGTTTGTGCTGTGCAGTGTCGTGGGTTTGCTGTAAAAGCAGTAAATCAGGCTCGACAGCCACCTTGTTGCGGTCGCTGCTCTCGGAGTGAAGACTTGTCGCTCGTTTTGTCTGGTCTGGTGCGGGCCGGTCCCGTCGACAGCcaggcgagggaggagggaggcaggccggggcgcagcagcagtagcagcagcagcagcaattACGGATTGGGCGTGCTGAGCGTACCTATTGGACTAGGGCTGAGGACAGGGACAGGGGCAAGGATGGAGACAGGGACAGGGACAGAGACGAGTGAGGAGGAAGGGGCACCGTTGAAGATGGCGGAGACGacgcggcgacaacgacgacgacgacgacgatgacgacgaatTCGACCCGGACCACCTCACGGCGTGTGCAAGATGAAGCAGAAACGGTGGTCTGCTGAGGCGCGCATGTGTCACATTTTTAGAGTCCATGTCTAGCGTACCggagggaaggagggctGCCTAAGTACATTAGTATGCCTATATGTATGTGTGGACGTCGGTCGAGGataggtacgaagtacagcaTGCTGGCAAGCGCTGCAGCCGAGTCCATTGACGATATCCGTTGGGTTGGCAAGTTGGGTGGCCATCCGAGCTGTCACATCTTGCAGAAGTAGGTGTGGTACGTATCGGGAGGATCCGCGGGCCCCTGCTGGCTGCATGGCTTGCTTAGTTGGTACCTTGGCAGCTCCCAATTTCAAGCAAGAGCTGGAGGACTGGCGGGTCGGTgaggccggccggggccgtgtggtgttggtgttggtgttggcaTTGGCGTGCGTTGAAGGCCAGCCCCAGCCagacgtggcggcggagtCGATGCAGAGTGAAGACGGACATGAATgaggtcaggtcaggtcaggtcaggcaGGCAttggagggggggagatgGGTGAGAGAAGACGCCCGATGAGGGagtgcgggcgggcgcacgaGGCAACAGGTCCTCGGTCCGCACCTTCTTGAAGGAGGATACTGTACCTGTAGACGCAAGGTGGGGTACCaagtacgttagtactcCCGTACTAAGGTAGTGCGTTACTCTCTTGTTGAAGAATTAGTACTGTACAGTGACTACTTTGTACGCACAAACAGCTACCAACTTACCAAGAGCAACGCGTGAACAACTTATCCATCGTTTGACCATCCGACAACAACAGCGCTCCCATGCTACCAAGTTACCTGCCAACCCAGCCCTCCActgcgcggcgctgcgctgcaaAATCTCCCATTGCAGGACAACGGGTCTGCAGGCTGATGTCACCGGCTGCGCTGAGGGCTGCTCCATCTTCTTTCTACTACTACCCGTCAAGCTTGTCCGCTAGCGTGACCCAGAAGACGCACACATCAAAGACATCGATCGTCGCGTCGACTTGCCGTGGTCATATTTATTACCTTGGTACTTCGCTCGCAAGCTTGGATGGAGCCTGAGAGTAGCGACCAAGCGCACGTTTGCCCCCGTGGCCCTGTGGTTGGGTGCCGTCGCAGGCTTCGTCATTCACATATAGATGGGTAGGCAGGTCGTTGAACATGAGACACCCTCCTACCACGATCCTATGATACTGTGCTATTCATGCCAGCGACATCATGACGTACCGCGTGACTACTAATTACCTGGGTATTCACCTTAGGCAAGAGCAATATCCAAAGCAGCTAGGAGACAAGTGAAGCCAAGAATCGGCCCTGCCAAGAatcctgcccgcccgcccctaATGTCAGAACCTTGGCGCCGCCCCATTTTCGTCCTATCCATAACTAACTAGACATCACGCACGTTTATTCACACTCCCCCACATAACGCCTACGTATTCTGGTCTGATGCACATTTCATCCGTTGACGCTTGGCCCGCGATTTGGCAGAGGGGACTCCGTGCTCCCGCTTCTGATGAGAATGAATCGAGCCCTGCCACAAGTCATAAACGTCGTTATATGTATACTTCATACGTAACTTTGCGCAACACCTCACCTTTCGAcatcctccctccctttccACCGCACCCGCCCCTTCTCTCGTTA is part of the Purpureocillium takamizusanense chromosome 7, complete sequence genome and encodes:
- a CDS encoding uncharacterized protein (COG:P~EggNog:ENOG503NUMR~TransMembrane:9 (i89-109o115-134i146-168o174-199i211-235o255-273i305-329o411-428i435-454o)), which produces MAAGLPPPSPSRSRSGRSRLQRDDDILTARRAVTLPAPTTFNEYKVNRPRDGVDKKPAMLRVKPAGESGRCGFHPWHFIRIGFRSASKASAVCNILWPVVPAALAVRYTLSDRHILTFILAYIAMVPCANLIGFAGQEFARKVPHVAGVLVETTCGSVVEIILFMVLLRSDLFYVIKAAILGSILATMLLCLGLCFFVGGLRREEQTFSDAISEAGSGLLLTAGVVLGVPTFFRVSMTVEPTQAGLVPDQRVLGISRYISILLIISYCVFVFFQARTHHGIYDAVFEHDEHHDRDKHKDHDKDKLTLTECMIALAISIALATLIAIILIQQIEFIIEDGHVSDAFMGLILVPLVEKFAEHLTAIDEAWDNQTNFALSHVLGATLQTALFNAPLTVIVGWGLNKGMNLDFDLFNLIMLILAILTVGRFLQDQKSNYLEGFLLVILYVAIAVSAFHTPDPPGHGSNAGHSGGESAEGGH
- a CDS encoding uncharacterized protein (EggNog:ENOG503NXGG~COG:C); translated protein: MAHGPVKPAALASTKHFQFPPSPPSTAKHSRRGSFDGSYTSLASLALSSSLEATLPPLSSSPSSSSSSDSPLLAAGAASESLLSHYPLPPANGVKQVLVEDLKTPDSHVKRDPRLIRLTGVHPFNVEPPLSDLYDEGFLTSEDLHYVRNHGPVPKCDDSSIYDWTFTVEGMVFKPFTISVRDLIDNYEQVTYPITLVCAGNRRKEQNLVRKSKGFSWGPAGVSTALWTGVPIGDLIAQALPKRGAKYVCFEGADKLPNGYYGTSVKLNWCRDLNKGILVAHKMNGSTLHPDHGKPVRVVIPGQIGGRSVKWLKRIIVTAEPSDNWYHIYDNRVLPTSVTPEASADLPDTWKDERYAIYDLNANSAICYPAHDETVSLASGVDTYKVRGYAYGGGGRRITRMEVTLDKGKSWRLAHVHYPEDEYRLAPEGEMLYGGRLDVWWRETSFCWSFWELDIPLAELEAAQDIMVRAMDEGLMVQPRDMYWSVLGMMNNPWFRVVIHKEAKSLRFEHPTQPALMPGGWMDRVKKSGGNLANGFWGEKVSGEDEDAGQEEPAKEICMTNPKVDRLITAEELKQHGGDVEPWFVVDGHVYDGTPFLEGHPGGAASIFGAAGQDATEEFVTIHSENAKAMMPDYHIGTLDKDALAALSGEVEETDPSRAVFLDPKAWTKAVLQDKIRVSADSRVFRFRLDHEEQQIGLPVGQHLMMRLRDPATREAIIRAYTPISEGTDTGILDVLVKVYYDTPERKGGRMTQALDALPLGHFVDFKGPVGKFEYLGHGRCSVGGKPRDVRRFNMVCGGSGVTPIFQVLRALTKDARDPTECVLLDGNRVEEDILCRVQLDAFTDAAKHRCRLVHTLTRPSETWAGRTGRMDRALVEEEIGACEVPGRDMVLVCGPAAMEKSVHEILTSLGWPDDDILFF